The Micromonospora sp. NBC_00421 genome contains a region encoding:
- a CDS encoding FAD-binding oxidoreductase — protein MAGSPLLDDLRATLGDGAVLTDPDLLRLHRRDEADLCAAGTPLVVVRPRDTSEVVAVVRAAARYGVPVVPQGARTGLAGAANAVDGAVVLSTVAMTEIREIDPVARIAVVQPGVVNATLAGAVRAQGLYYPPDPGSWESSTIGGNVSTNAGGMCCVKYGVTTEYVLGLEVVLASGEVLRTGRRTAKGVAGYDLTRLFVGAEGTLGVITEVTVSLRPVPEESLTMVAVFASTAEAGTAVAGIAAQGLTPSLLELLDRTHLRAIEAYRPMGLRTDAQALLLAAADTGPRAADDLARIAEVCTAAGAEEVYAATDAVEAAALLQARRLAHPAMEKFAADTYPDGNGGLIIDDVAVPRGALATLLDGVARIASECEVPIGVVGHAGDGNLHPNIVVDRADPASLARGRRAFDEIIRLGLELGGTCTGEHGVGLLKRDWLAREVGPVGMRVHQAIKAALDPAGLLNPGKVL, from the coding sequence ATGGCTGGTTCCCCCCTCCTCGACGACCTGCGGGCGACCCTCGGCGACGGGGCCGTGCTCACCGACCCGGATCTGCTCCGGCTGCACCGACGCGACGAGGCGGACCTCTGCGCCGCCGGTACGCCGCTGGTGGTCGTCCGCCCCCGGGACACGTCGGAGGTGGTCGCGGTGGTCCGGGCGGCGGCCCGGTACGGCGTACCCGTGGTGCCGCAGGGGGCGCGGACCGGGCTGGCCGGCGCGGCGAACGCGGTGGACGGCGCGGTGGTGTTGAGCACGGTCGCGATGACCGAGATCCGGGAGATCGACCCGGTGGCCCGGATCGCCGTGGTGCAGCCGGGTGTGGTGAACGCCACGCTGGCCGGGGCGGTCCGGGCCCAGGGGCTCTACTACCCGCCGGACCCGGGTTCCTGGGAGTCCTCCACCATCGGCGGCAACGTCTCCACCAACGCGGGCGGCATGTGCTGCGTCAAGTACGGGGTGACCACCGAGTACGTCCTCGGGCTGGAGGTGGTGCTCGCCTCCGGCGAGGTGCTGCGCACCGGCCGGCGTACCGCCAAGGGGGTGGCCGGGTACGACCTGACCCGGCTCTTCGTCGGCGCGGAGGGCACCCTCGGCGTGATCACCGAGGTGACCGTGTCGTTGCGGCCGGTTCCCGAGGAGTCGCTGACCATGGTGGCGGTCTTCGCCTCGACCGCCGAGGCCGGGACGGCGGTGGCCGGCATCGCCGCGCAGGGGCTCACCCCGAGCCTGCTGGAACTGCTCGACCGGACGCATCTGCGGGCGATCGAGGCGTACCGGCCGATGGGGTTGCGGACCGACGCCCAGGCGCTGCTGCTCGCCGCCGCCGACACCGGTCCCCGGGCGGCGGACGACCTGGCCCGGATCGCCGAGGTCTGCACGGCGGCCGGCGCCGAGGAGGTGTACGCGGCGACCGACGCGGTGGAGGCGGCGGCGCTGCTCCAGGCCCGTCGGCTGGCCCACCCGGCAATGGAGAAGTTCGCCGCCGACACCTACCCGGACGGCAACGGCGGCCTGATCATCGACGACGTGGCGGTGCCCCGGGGGGCGCTCGCCACGCTGCTGGACGGGGTGGCCCGGATCGCCTCCGAGTGCGAGGTGCCGATCGGGGTGGTCGGCCACGCCGGGGACGGCAACCTGCACCCGAACATCGTGGTGGACCGGGCCGACCCGGCCAGTCTGGCGCGGGGCCGACGGGCCTTCGACGAGATCATCCGGCTCGGCCTGGAGCTGGGCGGCACGTGCACCGGAGAGCACGGCGTCGGGCTGCTCAAGCGGGACTGGCTGGCCCGGGAGGTCGGCCCGGTCGGCATGCGGGTGCACCAGGCGATCAAGGCCGCGCTCGACCCGGCCGGGCTGCTCAACCCGGGCAAGGTGCTCTGA
- a CDS encoding DUF4031 domain-containing protein: protein MLYLDRPAWPWRGRLWSHLISDVSPAELHAFAELLGVPRRGFDRDHYDIPADRFAPAVWLGARVVTSREIVRLLHTAGLRRPKHLARPEPLVGPEPLVGPERRTGAGGGGSAQGGQLAAEVGAGG from the coding sequence ATGCTCTACCTGGACCGCCCCGCCTGGCCGTGGCGCGGTCGGCTCTGGTCGCACCTGATCAGCGACGTTTCCCCGGCCGAACTGCACGCCTTCGCCGAGCTGCTCGGGGTGCCCCGGCGGGGCTTCGACCGGGACCACTACGACATCCCCGCCGACCGGTTCGCCCCGGCGGTCTGGCTCGGCGCCCGGGTGGTGACCAGCCGGGAGATCGTCCGTCTGCTGCACACCGCCGGCCTGCGCCGCCCCAAACACCTCGCCCGCCCCGAACCGCTCGTGGGCCCCGAACCGCTCGTCGGCCCCGAACGCCGCACCGGGGCTGGCGGCGGCGGATCAGCGCAGGGTGGCCAGCTCGCGGCGGAGGTTGGCGCGGGCGGGTGA
- a CDS encoding HD domain-containing protein — MTELIDRWLVSARAAGADDGPAATAVGAELLARWREPHRHYHTEHHLRTVLELVDRHADLADRPELVALAAWTHDAVYDPRATGNTNERASAALAGSLLTGLGMPAAPVAEVRRLVLLTAGHAVAPGDRDGALLCDADLAILATPPEVYDGYAAAIRAEYAHVPEADFRTGRARVLDGLLALPALFRLPSLADRWESPARANLRRELATLR, encoded by the coding sequence ATGACCGAGCTGATCGACCGCTGGCTGGTGTCGGCACGGGCCGCCGGGGCCGACGACGGCCCGGCGGCGACCGCCGTCGGGGCCGAGTTGCTGGCCCGCTGGCGCGAACCGCACCGGCACTACCACACCGAACACCACCTGCGGACGGTGCTGGAGCTGGTCGACCGGCACGCCGACCTCGCCGACCGGCCGGAGCTGGTGGCGCTCGCCGCCTGGACGCACGACGCCGTCTACGATCCGCGCGCCACCGGGAACACCAACGAGCGGGCCAGCGCGGCACTGGCCGGCAGCCTGCTCACCGGCCTCGGGATGCCGGCCGCCCCGGTCGCCGAGGTCCGTCGGCTGGTGCTGCTCACCGCCGGGCACGCCGTCGCCCCCGGCGACCGCGACGGCGCCCTGCTCTGCGACGCCGACCTGGCCATCCTGGCCACACCCCCCGAGGTGTACGACGGGTACGCCGCAGCGATCCGTGCCGAGTACGCGCACGTGCCCGAGGCGGACTTCCGTACCGGCCGGGCCAGGGTCCTCGACGGCCTGCTGGCCCTGCCCGCCCTGTTCCGGCTGCCCTCGCTGGCCGACCGGTGGGAGTCACCCGCCCGCGCCAACCTCCGCCGCGAGCTGGCCACCCTGCGCTGA
- a CDS encoding FUSC family protein, protein MRRAGLGGGGNDVDSARIAEAMAYLRHRSRATLHDRLHQVRMAMGLAVQAGLAAALAWIVSHHLLGNPQPVFAPISAVGTLAASVGQRLRRTVELIVGVAVGVFLGDVLIYFLGTGGWQLGLVVTAAILLTTFFGASVAVVIQAAATAVLIVTLSPSTADLELPRFVDAFVGGGIALLVTAILLPLNPLRVINRAARPALDLLAGQLDVCAQALRDRDRGAAQRALDRLRENKEELATFTEAIEGAKETSTLSPARWHRRSELTHYAEAAEPIDRAMRNSGTLIRRSVTMIEDEEAVPEPMPDAVAHLAEAVRLLRHEFAVGEEPEKARERSLRAVSEAGRAYDQGVGFSGSVVIAQVRTTASDLMVASGIAQEEANRLVRQSFGEEGVPAGGSAGQNSTPKPPTAPPLG, encoded by the coding sequence ATGCGTCGCGCCGGGCTCGGCGGCGGCGGGAACGACGTCGACTCCGCGCGGATCGCCGAGGCGATGGCCTACCTGCGCCACCGGAGCCGGGCGACCCTGCACGACCGCCTGCACCAGGTGCGGATGGCGATGGGCCTGGCGGTGCAGGCGGGGCTGGCCGCCGCGCTGGCCTGGATCGTGTCGCACCACCTGCTGGGCAACCCGCAGCCGGTCTTCGCGCCGATCTCGGCGGTGGGCACCCTGGCCGCCTCGGTCGGCCAGCGGCTCCGCCGGACCGTGGAGCTGATCGTCGGGGTGGCGGTCGGGGTGTTCCTCGGCGACGTCCTGATCTACTTCCTCGGCACCGGCGGATGGCAGCTCGGGCTGGTGGTGACCGCGGCCATCCTGCTCACCACCTTCTTCGGGGCGAGCGTGGCGGTGGTGATCCAGGCGGCCGCCACCGCCGTGCTGATCGTCACCCTGAGCCCGTCCACGGCGGACCTGGAGCTGCCCCGGTTCGTCGACGCGTTCGTCGGGGGTGGCATCGCCCTGCTGGTCACCGCGATCCTCCTGCCGCTCAACCCGCTCCGCGTGATCAACCGGGCGGCCCGGCCGGCGCTGGACCTGCTCGCCGGCCAGCTCGACGTCTGCGCCCAGGCGCTGCGCGACCGGGACCGGGGCGCCGCCCAGCGGGCGCTGGACCGGCTCCGGGAGAACAAGGAGGAGCTGGCCACCTTCACCGAGGCGATCGAGGGGGCGAAGGAGACCAGCACGCTCTCCCCGGCCCGGTGGCACCGGCGCAGCGAACTGACCCACTACGCCGAGGCGGCCGAGCCGATCGACCGGGCGATGCGCAACAGCGGCACCCTGATCCGCCGGTCGGTCACCATGATCGAGGACGAGGAGGCGGTGCCGGAGCCGATGCCGGACGCGGTGGCCCACCTGGCCGAGGCGGTCCGTCTGCTGCGGCACGAGTTCGCCGTCGGGGAGGAGCCGGAGAAGGCCCGGGAGCGGTCACTGCGCGCGGTGAGCGAGGCGGGCCGGGCGTACGACCAGGGGGTCGGGTTCTCCGGCAGCGTGGTGATCGCCCAGGTGCGTACCACCGCCAGTGACCTGATGGTCGCCTCCGGCATCGCCCAGGAGGAGGCCAACCGGCTGGTCCGGCAGTCGTTCGGCGAAGAGGGCGTACCGGCCGGGGGATCGGCCGGGCAGAACTCCACCCCGAAACCCCCGACCGCGCCACCGCTCGGCTGA
- a CDS encoding PrsW family intramembrane metalloprotease, protein MADTPPGGPPPSPAPPVPSPEAPVPSPEAAAPRMPLRRLGWRRVLALAGVVLLIAACAVYMLYTLGDNLGLDALLVGVTAAILPVPVLVACFLWLDRYEPEPLKYLIFCFAWGAFVSTAASLTVNNSFAALFKDWGVSSSLTGVLVAPFIEELTKALGPILLLIFRRREWSGITDGLVYCGLSAVGFAMVENILYLGGLGYASGVDQWGPATGVRNVIVIFISRILFFGFAHPLFTSMTGVGLGIAARTADRRVRVLAPVAGLLLAMMLHGTWNLIPTLVQATGQAVIFFYGMVAVMVPIFFGMVGFAVWLRAWEGRLTERTLPDYVRAGWLSPPEVAALGSLGRRHAARTWARRVGGDAGLRAMRGYQFAATRLALLRDGMRRGLDRKPAERERTLREERQLLETIAAYRSFFVGRDPQTPVGVWDGQRYHLRFPDGTQRVVDAPDSPVVPIPVVLATPPPPAHPAGYGPPGWYGPRPAAPWPPGRY, encoded by the coding sequence ATGGCCGACACCCCGCCCGGCGGGCCACCGCCGTCGCCCGCGCCCCCCGTACCGTCGCCGGAGGCCCCCGTACCGTCGCCGGAGGCCGCCGCGCCCCGGATGCCGCTGCGCCGCCTCGGCTGGCGGCGGGTCCTGGCGCTGGCCGGGGTGGTGCTGCTGATCGCGGCCTGCGCGGTCTACATGCTCTACACGCTCGGCGACAACCTGGGCCTGGACGCGCTGCTGGTCGGGGTGACCGCGGCGATCCTGCCGGTGCCGGTGCTGGTGGCCTGTTTCCTCTGGCTCGACCGGTACGAGCCCGAACCGCTGAAATACCTGATCTTCTGCTTCGCCTGGGGGGCGTTCGTCTCGACCGCCGCGTCGCTGACCGTCAACAACAGCTTCGCCGCCCTGTTCAAGGACTGGGGGGTGTCGTCGTCGCTGACCGGGGTGCTGGTGGCCCCGTTCATCGAGGAGCTGACCAAGGCGCTCGGCCCGATCCTGCTGCTGATCTTCCGTCGCCGCGAGTGGTCGGGGATCACCGACGGCCTGGTCTACTGCGGGCTCTCCGCGGTCGGGTTCGCCATGGTGGAGAACATCCTCTACCTGGGCGGCCTCGGGTACGCCTCCGGCGTCGACCAGTGGGGGCCGGCGACCGGCGTCCGCAATGTCATAGTCATCTTCATCTCGCGGATCCTCTTCTTCGGCTTCGCCCACCCGCTGTTCACCTCGATGACCGGGGTGGGGCTGGGCATCGCCGCCCGCACCGCCGACCGGCGGGTACGGGTGCTCGCCCCGGTCGCCGGCCTGCTGCTGGCGATGATGCTGCACGGCACCTGGAACCTGATCCCGACGCTGGTCCAGGCCACCGGCCAGGCGGTGATCTTCTTCTACGGCATGGTCGCGGTGATGGTGCCGATCTTCTTCGGCATGGTCGGCTTCGCGGTCTGGCTGCGCGCCTGGGAGGGGCGGCTCACCGAGCGGACCCTGCCGGACTACGTCCGGGCCGGCTGGCTGAGCCCGCCCGAGGTGGCCGCCCTGGGCAGCCTGGGCCGCCGGCACGCCGCCCGGACCTGGGCACGTCGGGTCGGTGGGGATGCCGGGCTGCGCGCGATGCGCGGTTACCAGTTCGCCGCCACCCGGCTGGCGTTGCTGCGTGACGGGATGCGGCGCGGCCTGGACCGCAAGCCGGCGGAGCGGGAGCGCACCCTGCGGGAGGAGCGGCAACTGCTGGAGACGATCGCGGCCTACCGGTCGTTCTTCGTCGGCCGGGACCCGCAGACCCCGGTGGGCGTCTGGGACGGACAGCGTTACCACCTGCGGTTCCCGGACGGGACACAGCGCGTCGTCGACGCCCCGGACTCCCCGGTGGTGCCGATTCCGGTGGTGCTCGCCACGCCACCGCCCCCGGCCCACCCGGCCGGCTACGGCCCACCCGGCTGGTACGGCCCCCGGCCGGCCGCCCCGTGGCCGCCCGGCCGGTACTGA
- a CDS encoding tetratricopeptide repeat protein yields MSTRQILGSLACGAVLLVGVPACSAKPADKPQASSSGSSDSTNGGSHTGSTPADLLKLGVEQGQAGDYDAAKASFEKVLADEADNKFAWFNLGFIAQSRNQADEAISNYDKALAADGDYKPALYNKAIALEGREPTTSMEIYRKVVSIDNKSSTAYLRLGMLLSKSGDEEAARDAFKAAIRLDKGLTSSVPAKYRPAPTGR; encoded by the coding sequence ATGAGCACGCGTCAGATACTCGGTTCACTTGCCTGTGGTGCGGTCCTGCTTGTCGGAGTCCCGGCATGCAGTGCTAAACCCGCCGACAAGCCGCAGGCCAGCAGTTCCGGCAGCAGCGACAGCACGAACGGCGGTTCCCACACCGGATCCACACCGGCGGATCTCCTGAAACTCGGTGTCGAGCAGGGCCAGGCCGGTGACTACGACGCGGCGAAGGCCAGCTTCGAGAAGGTGCTGGCCGACGAGGCCGACAACAAGTTCGCCTGGTTCAACCTGGGCTTCATCGCCCAGTCGCGCAACCAGGCCGACGAGGCGATCAGCAACTACGACAAGGCGTTGGCGGCCGACGGCGACTACAAGCCGGCCCTCTACAACAAGGCCATCGCCCTGGAAGGCAGGGAGCCGACGACGTCGATGGAGATCTACCGCAAGGTCGTGTCGATCGACAACAAGTCGTCGACCGCCTACCTCCGACTGGGCATGCTGCTGTCCAAGTCCGGTGACGAGGAGGCAGCGCGGGACGCCTTCAAGGCGGCCATCCGGCTGGACAAGGGGCTCACCTCTTCCGTTCCGGCGAAGTACCGGCCCGCCCCGACGGGCAGGTGA
- a CDS encoding glycosyltransferase, producing MHTPRVTVFTGSNRTRFIDECFRSLVAQTFTDWEWVVILNQGSRWRPETHDDRIRLIVQDDLNGVGAVKGHACAEAAGDILVELDDDDLLSSDCLQEIVDAFDSHPEVGFVYSDTAQIQEDGGRCEDRFASSFGWRHYDEKVDGREVLVCRALPPTPHNVSYIWYAPNHVRAFRRDIYEKVGGYDESLDVADDADLMARIYQVSEFHHIQKCLYLQRMHAKNTQRIPELNARIQQRTVEIYDRNIQHNALAWSRRQGLVALDLGAAHNKPEGYLGLDYHDGPGVDLVCDVTKGVDLPDGSVGVIRAVDFLEHIPDKIALFNELYRLLAPNGMLLSLTPSTDGRGAYQDPTHVAFYNENSFWYFTDANYSRFVPEIRCRFQASRLVTYFPSEWHQAHNIPYVSANLIAIKDDALRNGGLLNI from the coding sequence ATGCACACACCGCGCGTAACGGTCTTCACCGGAAGCAACCGCACCCGTTTCATCGACGAGTGCTTCCGCTCGCTGGTGGCGCAGACCTTCACCGACTGGGAGTGGGTGGTCATTCTCAACCAGGGGTCCCGGTGGCGGCCCGAGACTCACGACGATCGCATCCGGCTCATCGTCCAGGACGACCTCAATGGTGTGGGTGCGGTGAAGGGGCACGCCTGCGCCGAGGCCGCCGGGGACATCCTGGTCGAGCTCGACGACGACGATCTGCTCAGCAGCGACTGCCTGCAGGAGATCGTCGACGCCTTCGACTCCCACCCGGAGGTGGGGTTCGTCTACAGCGACACCGCCCAGATCCAGGAGGACGGTGGTCGCTGTGAGGACCGTTTCGCGAGTTCGTTCGGCTGGCGGCACTACGACGAGAAGGTGGACGGCCGCGAGGTGCTGGTCTGCCGGGCCTTGCCGCCGACGCCGCACAACGTGAGCTACATCTGGTACGCGCCGAACCACGTGCGGGCCTTCCGCCGGGACATCTACGAGAAGGTCGGCGGATACGACGAGTCGCTCGACGTCGCGGACGACGCCGATCTCATGGCGCGGATCTACCAGGTGAGCGAGTTCCACCACATTCAGAAATGCCTGTACCTGCAGCGCATGCACGCCAAGAACACGCAGCGTATTCCGGAGCTCAATGCCCGCATCCAGCAGCGTACGGTGGAGATCTACGACCGGAACATCCAACACAACGCGTTGGCCTGGTCGCGGCGGCAGGGACTTGTGGCGCTCGACCTGGGTGCCGCCCACAACAAGCCGGAGGGCTATCTCGGTCTGGACTACCACGACGGGCCGGGCGTCGACCTGGTCTGCGACGTGACGAAGGGGGTCGATCTGCCGGACGGCAGTGTCGGGGTCATTCGGGCCGTGGACTTCCTGGAACACATTCCGGACAAGATCGCGCTTTTCAACGAGTTGTACCGACTGCTCGCTCCGAACGGGATGTTGTTGTCGCTGACCCCCAGCACCGACGGTCGAGGCGCCTACCAGGACCCCACGCATGTCGCGTTCTACAACGAGAACTCGTTCTGGTATTTCACCGACGCCAACTACTCTCGTTTCGTGCCGGAGATCCGGTGCCGGTTCCAGGCGTCACGGTTGGTCACGTACTTCCCCAGCGAGTGGCACCAGGCGCACAACATCCCGTACGTCTCGGCGAACCTCATCGCGATCAAGGACGACGCCCTGCGCAACGGCGGCCTGCTGAACATCTGA
- a CDS encoding GroES family chaperonin, with amino-acid sequence MTVDPNLDTGLPIRLLHDRVLVKVDGSEGERRSTAGIVIPATAAVGKRLAWATAVGVGPHVRAVVAGDRVLFDPDDRSEVELHGRGYVLLRERDVHAVAAERVETESTGSTGLYL; translated from the coding sequence GTGACCGTCGACCCGAACCTCGACACCGGCCTGCCGATCCGCCTGCTGCACGACCGGGTGTTGGTGAAGGTGGACGGCAGCGAGGGCGAACGCCGCTCCACCGCAGGCATCGTCATCCCGGCCACCGCCGCCGTCGGCAAGAGACTGGCCTGGGCCACCGCCGTGGGAGTCGGCCCGCACGTGCGCGCCGTCGTGGCCGGCGACCGGGTGCTCTTCGACCCCGACGACCGCTCCGAGGTCGAACTGCACGGCCGGGGGTACGTGCTGCTGCGCGAGCGGGACGTGCACGCCGTCGCCGCCGAGCGGGTGGAGACCGAGTCCACCGGCAGCACCGGCCTCTACCTGTAG
- a CDS encoding AI-2E family transporter, with translation MGGPVSFLQEVRLSRFERVRGRLRRAYESGRESVRAGRADPADAPEGVGVATPASPGPEAAPSATVVGTEPPAALHHSTSSRDDADVPHALRIAAAWSWRLIVIGVVTWALLKIVGTISIVIIPLAVALLLSALLAPAVGWLLRVRFPRSLATAVVMVGGLVAVFGTLTLVVNEFIQGVPELSEKSSQGVRQIQDWLKTGPLHLSDSQLNRYIEEAQGWINGNTEKFTSGALATATTLAELLTGAILVLFATFFFLRDGNRIWRFLVRLLPVAARWKVDDAGRASWATLGAYVRATVLVAFIDAVGIGIFLVVFDVPFAFPLAALVFLGAFIPIVGAFLSGVVAVLVALVDSGPVTALIILGVVIGVQQVEGHLLQPLIMGRAVAIHPLAVIIGIAAGVVLAGITGALVAVPLIAVLNTAVRRLAARSVPDTPPDAVVVASRAP, from the coding sequence GTGGGCGGCCCGGTGTCGTTTCTCCAGGAGGTGCGCTTGAGCCGCTTCGAGCGGGTACGCGGGCGGCTCCGCCGCGCGTACGAGTCCGGACGGGAGTCGGTCCGCGCGGGGCGTGCCGATCCGGCTGACGCGCCTGAGGGAGTCGGAGTGGCCACCCCCGCGTCGCCCGGCCCGGAGGCGGCCCCGTCGGCGACGGTGGTCGGCACCGAGCCTCCGGCGGCCCTGCACCACTCCACCTCCAGCCGCGATGACGCCGACGTGCCGCACGCCCTGCGGATCGCCGCCGCCTGGTCGTGGCGGTTGATCGTGATCGGCGTCGTCACCTGGGCGCTGTTGAAGATCGTCGGGACGATCAGCATCGTGATCATCCCGCTGGCGGTGGCGCTGCTGCTCTCCGCGCTGCTCGCCCCGGCGGTGGGCTGGCTGCTGCGCGTCCGGTTCCCCCGCTCGCTGGCCACCGCCGTGGTGATGGTCGGCGGCCTGGTCGCGGTGTTCGGCACGCTGACCCTGGTGGTCAACGAGTTCATCCAGGGGGTGCCGGAGCTCAGCGAGAAGTCGTCGCAGGGCGTACGGCAGATCCAGGACTGGCTCAAGACCGGGCCGTTGCACCTGTCCGACAGCCAGCTCAACCGCTACATCGAAGAGGCGCAGGGCTGGATCAACGGCAACACCGAGAAGTTCACGAGCGGGGCGCTCGCCACCGCCACCACCCTGGCCGAGCTGCTCACCGGCGCGATCCTGGTGCTCTTCGCCACCTTCTTCTTCCTGCGTGACGGCAACCGGATCTGGCGGTTCCTGGTCCGCCTGCTGCCGGTCGCCGCCCGGTGGAAGGTCGACGACGCCGGCCGGGCGTCCTGGGCGACGCTCGGCGCCTACGTGCGGGCCACCGTGCTGGTGGCGTTCATCGACGCGGTGGGCATCGGCATCTTCCTGGTCGTCTTCGACGTCCCGTTCGCCTTCCCGCTGGCCGCGTTGGTCTTCCTCGGCGCGTTCATCCCGATCGTCGGCGCGTTCCTGTCCGGGGTGGTGGCGGTGCTGGTGGCGCTTGTCGACAGCGGACCGGTGACCGCCCTGATCATCCTGGGCGTGGTGATCGGTGTGCAGCAGGTCGAGGGGCACCTGCTGCAGCCGTTGATCATGGGTCGGGCGGTGGCCATCCACCCGCTCGCGGTGATCATCGGGATCGCCGCCGGGGTGGTGCTCGCCGGCATCACCGGGGCGCTGGTCGCGGTGCCGTTGATCGCGGTGCTCAACACCGCCGTACGCCGGCTCGCCGCCCGCAGCGTGCCGGACACCCCGCCGGACGCCGTGGTGGTCGCCTCCCGGGCCCCCTGA
- a CDS encoding DUF402 domain-containing protein — MPSDTVRVIYRKYDGSAHRDYPARRLTEDDLGVWLGVTEGTESVYHGRPSVEQIPFVLLVPHRAWWTGMFNPPPRTSEVYCDIATPARWEGDDTVHLIDLDLDVVRRRTTGLVELRDEDEFAEHRVRFGYPDEVVAQAQAAAARLLTALGDGTEPFASAYRKWLALVV; from the coding sequence ATGCCGAGCGACACGGTCCGTGTGATCTACCGCAAGTACGACGGCAGCGCCCACCGTGACTACCCGGCCCGCCGGCTGACCGAGGACGACCTCGGGGTGTGGCTCGGGGTGACCGAGGGCACCGAGTCGGTCTACCACGGCCGGCCCTCGGTGGAGCAGATCCCCTTCGTCCTGCTGGTGCCGCACCGGGCCTGGTGGACGGGCATGTTCAACCCGCCGCCGCGGACCAGCGAGGTCTACTGCGACATCGCCACCCCGGCCCGTTGGGAGGGTGACGACACGGTCCATCTGATCGACCTCGACCTGGACGTGGTGCGCCGGCGGACCACCGGCCTGGTGGAGCTGCGCGACGAGGACGAGTTCGCCGAGCACCGGGTCCGGTTCGGCTATCCGGACGAGGTGGTGGCGCAGGCGCAGGCGGCGGCGGCCCGGCTGCTCACCGCCCTCGGCGACGGCACCGAACCGTTCGCCTCGGCCTACCGCAAGTGGTTGGCCCTGGTGGTCTGA
- the sigJ gene encoding RNA polymerase sigma factor SigJ, giving the protein MDLVAEFEAERRRLTALAHRMLGSRSEAEDAVQETWLRYAGALADPVGRAEVRHLGGWLTTTCSRICLDVLRSARVRRETYPGQWLPEPVVTPWDGVVPGPDGFAPDPADRAVRRDQLGTALLVVLERLSPEQRVAFVLHDVFAVPFARVAEVLGSTPEAARQLASRARRAVTATDVPRHTADPAEQRRVLAAFAAATESGDLDALVRVLAPDVVLTSDSGGHFPAARRPIVGVDPVARFLLGLFTRAGRYGQRLRAEPVLVDGVLGLHLETVAPDGRLLRMVTGFAVHDGRVTGLFHQLNPDKLHRLPELAPDATWPPRW; this is encoded by the coding sequence GTGGACCTGGTAGCGGAGTTCGAGGCCGAACGCAGGCGGTTGACCGCGCTGGCTCACCGGATGTTGGGCAGTCGCAGCGAGGCGGAGGACGCCGTCCAGGAGACCTGGCTACGATACGCCGGCGCGCTCGCCGACCCGGTCGGTCGCGCCGAGGTCCGGCACCTGGGTGGCTGGCTCACCACCACCTGCTCCCGGATCTGCCTCGACGTACTGCGCTCGGCCCGGGTCCGGCGGGAGACGTACCCGGGGCAGTGGCTGCCGGAGCCGGTGGTCACGCCGTGGGACGGCGTCGTGCCGGGGCCGGACGGTTTCGCCCCCGACCCGGCCGACCGGGCGGTCCGACGCGACCAGCTCGGCACCGCCCTGCTGGTCGTCCTGGAACGGCTCAGCCCCGAGCAGCGGGTCGCCTTCGTCCTGCACGACGTCTTCGCGGTGCCGTTCGCCCGGGTCGCCGAGGTGCTGGGGAGCACACCCGAGGCGGCCCGCCAGCTCGCCTCCCGGGCCCGTCGGGCGGTCACCGCCACCGACGTGCCCCGGCACACCGCCGACCCGGCCGAGCAGCGAAGGGTGCTGGCCGCGTTCGCCGCCGCGACCGAGTCGGGTGACCTCGACGCGCTGGTCCGGGTCCTCGCCCCGGACGTGGTGCTGACCAGCGACAGCGGAGGGCACTTCCCTGCGGCCCGCCGGCCGATCGTCGGCGTCGACCCGGTGGCCCGCTTCCTGCTCGGCCTCTTCACCCGGGCCGGCCGGTACGGCCAGCGGCTCCGGGCCGAGCCGGTGCTGGTGGACGGGGTGCTCGGCCTGCATCTGGAGACCGTCGCACCCGACGGTCGGCTGCTGCGGATGGTCACCGGGTTCGCCGTGCACGACGGCCGGGTCACCGGCCTGTTCCACCAGCTCAACCCGGACAAGCTCCACCGGCTGCCCGAGCTGGCCCCCGACGCCACCTGGCCACCACGCTGGTGA